In Polycladomyces subterraneus, a single window of DNA contains:
- a CDS encoding MFS transporter produces the protein MVQSWSEKRFRILVAIVMAAGFTQGLLIPLLSTLLEQQGVSSSINGLNTAALYLGILLFAPISGWLVPRWGYRKVIVTGIVMTTVAFFLFPLTTSMMAWVFLRFMVGSGDSMLHYATGLWITSTCPSGIRGRRISQYGLSYGLGFGLGPLGMNLLSFGQWVPFVVMGVLLAVVLALTMMLEAGAPPTEKKEHRERAQLGEIYRLGLVALCPAILYGFLEACLSGSFPVYGLREGLSTAWISALLSAFVWGSLLFQIPLGILSDRFGRKQVLMTVCTLGAVGMSLVPFFMGRPTMLLVLFALTGGLIGSLFSLGLAFLSDILPASRLPQANAIATAHFSVGSMVGPYIGGTLIQYWGGGSMFYFLAFTLLGFVLLALFYRPSDKTGTPVTSKVA, from the coding sequence ATGGTGCAGTCGTGGTCGGAAAAACGGTTTCGCATCCTGGTGGCGATCGTGATGGCCGCCGGTTTCACGCAAGGGTTGCTCATCCCGCTGTTGTCGACACTGTTGGAGCAGCAAGGGGTGAGTTCCAGCATCAACGGGTTAAATACAGCAGCGCTTTATCTGGGAATCCTGTTGTTTGCCCCGATCAGCGGTTGGTTGGTGCCCCGATGGGGTTACCGCAAAGTAATCGTGACGGGTATTGTGATGACGACAGTGGCATTTTTCCTGTTTCCGTTGACGACGAGTATGATGGCTTGGGTGTTTCTTCGTTTTATGGTCGGTTCCGGTGATAGCATGTTGCATTACGCGACTGGATTATGGATCACCTCCACTTGCCCGTCCGGAATTCGCGGGCGGCGCATCTCCCAGTACGGTTTGTCCTACGGTCTTGGATTCGGATTGGGGCCGTTGGGGATGAATTTATTGTCGTTTGGCCAATGGGTCCCGTTTGTCGTGATGGGGGTGTTGCTTGCTGTCGTGTTGGCATTGACCATGATGCTGGAAGCAGGTGCTCCTCCGACGGAGAAAAAGGAACATAGGGAGCGGGCTCAATTGGGAGAAATTTATCGGTTGGGCTTGGTTGCTTTGTGTCCTGCTATTTTATACGGTTTTTTGGAAGCGTGTCTCTCTGGGAGTTTTCCGGTGTACGGTTTACGTGAAGGACTCTCTACGGCATGGATTTCCGCGTTGTTGAGCGCGTTTGTTTGGGGGAGTTTGTTGTTTCAAATTCCGCTCGGCATTTTGAGTGACCGGTTCGGTCGCAAGCAGGTTTTGATGACCGTTTGTACACTGGGTGCTGTCGGTATGAGCCTTGTCCCGTTTTTTATGGGTCGGCCGACCATGCTTCTGGTATTGTTCGCGCTGACCGGAGGGTTGATCGGGTCGCTCTTTTCATTAGGACTGGCCTTTTTGTCCGATATCTTGCCGGCCTCCCGTCTGCCGCAGGCTAACGCTATTGCCACGGCGCACTTCAGTGTTGGCAGCATGGTAGGACCGTATATTGGCGGCACCCTGATCCAATATTGGGGCGGCGGTAGTATGTTTTATTTCCTCGCCTTTACTCTGCTCGGGTTTGTGCTGTTGGCCTTGTTTTACCGTCCGAGTGATAAGACGGGTACACCTGTCACCTCTAAAGTCGCCTGA
- a CDS encoding YhzD family protein produces MYHLTVYDQDGNKLHDTPLEADHDLEARIKGMEWLKQHHYEKHPHRIFHTSGRLIAFQSHKGKITG; encoded by the coding sequence ATGTATCATCTGACGGTTTATGATCAAGACGGAAACAAACTGCACGATACCCCATTGGAAGCCGATCATGATTTGGAAGCCCGGATCAAAGGAATGGAATGGCTCAAACAGCATCACTATGAAAAACACCCACACCGGATCTTTCACACATCCGGGCGACTGATTGCATTTCAAAGTCACAAGGGAAAGATTACGGGATAA
- a CDS encoding multicopper oxidase family protein, whose product MWWKRTAMMIALLAWVVTGCSAGASKATDHQAKKPTKVFHLYAADVNQELAPGKTLYSWGFGLWDPKKNQPASPATVPGPELRVTEGDHVKVIFHNRQKEPHTIHFHGVDNSFQGDGTPGVSQKEVEQNGTYTYEFDAPAPGTYFYHCHVEPDRHPEMGLYGAFIVEPKKKPHYDGEFVWMLSERDPKLSLAEGTEAGKYVGTEAEHEHLDGGDYDTVDRKPKFFTINGKIDPAIPPVQVKKGGKYLIRLINAGSDVHVIHTHGHHFQVIASDGRPLTKPLTKDTITIGPGERYDLVLTANNPGIWPVHCHIGPHSTHGMHMLMVYKGYENRLHMHEGRMGKIMQELAEIKEFYHEKNVDKIKVELGELSTNYDQVRGILAQKDAQLANSIQQSGQAIAQQLTSSSPNFDQLGKLITQLENQLNQAQEKLGEEAAH is encoded by the coding sequence ATGTGGTGGAAACGAACGGCGATGATGATCGCCCTGCTTGCCTGGGTGGTGACAGGGTGTTCTGCGGGTGCGTCCAAAGCAACTGACCATCAGGCGAAAAAGCCGACCAAGGTATTTCATCTATATGCCGCGGATGTCAATCAGGAATTGGCTCCCGGCAAAACGCTTTATTCCTGGGGTTTTGGGTTGTGGGACCCCAAAAAGAATCAACCTGCTTCTCCCGCTACCGTTCCTGGTCCTGAATTGCGAGTGACAGAAGGGGATCATGTCAAAGTCATTTTCCACAACCGGCAAAAAGAGCCGCATACGATCCATTTCCACGGTGTGGACAATAGCTTCCAAGGTGATGGTACGCCGGGCGTCAGCCAAAAAGAAGTGGAGCAAAACGGCACTTATACGTATGAGTTTGATGCCCCGGCACCGGGAACTTATTTCTACCATTGCCATGTGGAGCCGGACCGCCATCCGGAGATGGGACTGTACGGCGCTTTCATCGTAGAGCCGAAAAAGAAGCCGCATTATGACGGGGAATTCGTCTGGATGTTGAGTGAACGCGATCCCAAGTTGAGCTTGGCGGAAGGAACAGAAGCCGGCAAATACGTCGGAACTGAAGCGGAACACGAACATCTGGATGGCGGCGATTACGATACAGTGGACCGCAAACCGAAGTTCTTCACCATCAACGGCAAAATCGATCCGGCCATCCCGCCGGTTCAGGTGAAAAAAGGTGGAAAATACTTGATCCGTTTGATCAATGCGGGTTCCGACGTTCACGTGATTCACACACACGGACATCATTTCCAAGTGATCGCCAGTGACGGGCGGCCGTTGACGAAACCGCTGACGAAAGACACCATCACGATCGGACCGGGAGAACGATACGACTTGGTTCTGACTGCCAACAACCCTGGCATCTGGCCGGTACATTGTCACATCGGCCCGCACTCCACACACGGCATGCACATGCTGATGGTGTACAAAGGGTATGAAAACCGCCTGCACATGCATGAAGGCCGCATGGGCAAGATCATGCAAGAGCTGGCGGAGATTAAAGAATTCTATCACGAGAAAAACGTGGACAAAATCAAGGTTGAATTGGGTGAGCTTTCCACCAATTATGACCAAGTGCGCGGCATCCTGGCCCAAAAGGATGCACAGCTGGCTAATAGCATCCAGCAGAGCGGTCAGGCGATTGCTCAGCAATTGACGTCTTCAAGCCCCAATTTTGATCAGTTGGGCAAACTGATCACCCAACTGGAAAATCAGCTGAACCAAGCGCAGGAAAAGTTGGGCGAAGAAGCAGCCCACTGA
- a CDS encoding thioredoxin domain-containing protein — protein sequence MKRKPNRLINEKSPYLLQHAYNPVDWYPWGDEAFEKAKREDKPVFLSIGYSTCHWCHVMERESFEDPEVAEVLNRDFVSIKVDREERPDVDHIYMTVCQAITGHGGWPLTIIMTPDKKPFFAGTYFPKESRYGRRGLMEILQRIALVWKQDRSNMLRAGDKITELLEKNLDPVAEGELTEEVLDRAFEQFRSQFDPRWGGFGDAPKFPRPHDFLFLLRYWKQTGNRHALEMVERTLTMMHRGGIYDHLGYGFARYSVDERWLVPHFEKMLYDNALLALAYLEAYQATGKELYAQVAREIFTYVLRDMTDLEGGFYSAEDADSEGEEGKFYVWTSEEIQDILGEADGELFAECYGVTQEGNFEGKNILNLLDVSWETIATRKGMTLHELERKMSEARKQLFEVREKRFHPHKDDKILTSWNGLMIAALAHGGRVLGDERYIAAAEKAVSFIWQHLRREDGRLMARYRDGEAAYLAYVDDYAYLTWGLLELYEAGLDVSHLEKAIELTHQMLDLFADEKKGGLFFYGRDAEQLLTRPKEVYDGALPSGNSVAACNLIRLARMTGDPEWESQAERQLRAFGETVKHAPIAHSFFLTAVQWALGPTKEIVIVGKKDAEDTRQMIQQAHRTYLPDAVLLFKPEGEPTETLDTIAPFTKEQHTVDGRATVYVCEHHACRAPATEWPLA from the coding sequence ATGAAACGAAAACCCAACCGCCTGATCAACGAAAAATCCCCTTACCTTCTCCAACACGCATACAACCCGGTCGATTGGTACCCGTGGGGGGATGAAGCATTTGAGAAGGCCAAGCGGGAGGACAAGCCGGTTTTCCTCTCCATCGGCTACAGTACTTGTCATTGGTGTCATGTGATGGAGAGAGAATCGTTCGAAGACCCGGAAGTAGCGGAGGTGCTCAACCGGGACTTCGTCTCGATAAAGGTGGATCGGGAGGAGCGCCCCGATGTGGATCACATTTACATGACTGTGTGCCAAGCGATCACCGGCCATGGTGGGTGGCCGCTGACGATCATCATGACACCGGACAAGAAGCCGTTTTTTGCCGGGACGTATTTTCCCAAAGAGTCGCGGTACGGTCGCCGTGGTTTAATGGAGATCCTGCAACGGATCGCATTGGTTTGGAAGCAGGACCGGTCCAATATGTTACGGGCCGGGGATAAGATTACGGAATTGCTAGAGAAGAATCTGGACCCCGTGGCGGAAGGCGAATTAACAGAGGAAGTGTTGGACCGGGCGTTTGAACAGTTTCGTTCTCAATTCGATCCGCGTTGGGGCGGGTTCGGTGATGCGCCCAAGTTTCCGCGTCCGCACGATTTCCTCTTTTTGTTGCGCTATTGGAAACAGACAGGAAACCGGCACGCGTTGGAGATGGTGGAACGGACGCTGACGATGATGCACCGGGGTGGTATCTACGATCATCTGGGGTACGGGTTTGCCCGGTATTCAGTGGATGAACGATGGCTGGTCCCGCATTTTGAGAAGATGCTGTATGACAACGCCTTGCTGGCGTTGGCCTATCTGGAGGCGTACCAGGCGACGGGCAAGGAGCTCTACGCACAGGTGGCGCGGGAGATTTTTACCTACGTCTTACGGGACATGACCGATCTCGAGGGTGGCTTCTATTCGGCAGAGGATGCCGACTCGGAAGGAGAGGAAGGCAAATTCTATGTGTGGACGTCGGAAGAAATCCAGGACATATTGGGCGAAGCGGACGGAGAATTGTTTGCCGAGTGCTACGGGGTGACGCAGGAAGGAAACTTCGAGGGCAAAAACATTCTCAACCTCCTCGATGTCTCTTGGGAAACGATTGCTACACGCAAAGGGATGACGCTGCATGAATTGGAACGGAAAATGAGCGAAGCGCGGAAACAACTGTTTGAGGTGCGGGAGAAGCGGTTTCATCCGCACAAGGACGACAAGATTCTCACCTCATGGAACGGTCTGATGATCGCGGCACTGGCCCATGGCGGTCGCGTGTTGGGAGACGAGCGCTATATTGCTGCAGCGGAAAAGGCGGTGTCGTTCATCTGGCAGCATTTACGCCGGGAAGACGGCCGTTTGATGGCCCGATACCGCGACGGTGAGGCGGCCTATCTTGCGTATGTGGACGATTATGCCTATCTTACGTGGGGATTGCTCGAGCTGTACGAGGCTGGATTGGATGTGTCTCACTTGGAAAAAGCGATCGAGCTGACCCATCAGATGCTGGATTTGTTTGCGGATGAGAAGAAAGGCGGGTTGTTCTTCTACGGACGGGACGCGGAACAGCTGCTCACCCGTCCCAAGGAGGTTTATGACGGAGCCCTGCCGTCCGGCAATTCGGTGGCCGCCTGCAACCTGATCCGATTAGCCCGGATGACAGGGGATCCAGAGTGGGAAAGCCAAGCAGAACGCCAGTTGCGCGCTTTTGGGGAAACTGTGAAACATGCGCCGATCGCTCACTCTTTCTTTCTGACGGCGGTGCAATGGGCCCTCGGTCCCACCAAGGAAATCGTGATCGTGGGCAAAAAAGATGCAGAAGATACCCGCCAAATGATTCAACAAGCGCACCGGACATATCTGCCGGATGCGGTGCTGTTATTCAAGCCGGAAGGGGAACCGACGGAGACACTGGACACGATCGCGCCTTTTACCAAGGAACAACATACAGTGGACGGACGGGCCACCGTATACGTTTGCGAGCATCATGCATGTCGTGCGCCCGCTACGGAATGGCCGTTGGCTTAA
- a CDS encoding glycoside hydrolase family 25 protein: MKRKLITAGLGIAVILLLAILEYTGIIWHNEWFARQYEVKGLDVSHHQGKIDWRKVKEEKEYDFVYIKATEGKDFVDDRFRYNWNEAKRQGIMVGAYHFFSMRSSGEKQALHFIRIVPKEKDSLPPVIDVEIHLGHNRERVKKELRTMATRLRQHYDKQPILYVTYDTYNTYIRGDFQDCRIWIRDILKPPSLDERSWSLWQYSNRGRVDGIPTYVDINAFYGDINAFRREMAR, from the coding sequence GTGAAGCGAAAGCTCATAACCGCTGGCTTGGGCATCGCAGTCATCTTGCTCTTGGCCATTTTGGAATATACGGGAATCATTTGGCATAACGAATGGTTTGCAAGGCAATATGAAGTAAAAGGGCTGGACGTCTCCCATCATCAAGGAAAGATCGACTGGCGCAAGGTAAAAGAGGAAAAGGAATATGATTTCGTTTACATCAAAGCGACTGAAGGGAAAGATTTCGTCGATGACCGTTTCCGCTACAATTGGAACGAAGCAAAGCGCCAGGGGATCATGGTCGGTGCTTATCATTTCTTTTCGATGAGAAGTTCAGGAGAAAAGCAGGCGCTTCATTTCATCCGAATCGTTCCGAAAGAGAAAGACAGCTTGCCGCCAGTCATCGATGTGGAAATCCATCTCGGTCACAATCGGGAACGCGTCAAAAAGGAACTGAGGACCATGGCCACCCGGCTGCGGCAACATTACGACAAACAGCCGATCCTCTATGTCACCTATGATACCTACAACACCTATATCAGGGGTGATTTTCAGGATTGTCGCATCTGGATCCGGGATATTCTCAAACCGCCCTCGCTGGATGAACGGTCTTGGTCCCTGTGGCAGTATTCCAACCGTGGCCGAGTTGACGGTATCCCCACCTATGTGGATATTAACGCCTTCTACGGAGATATCAACGCGTTTCGACGGGAAATGGCGAGATGA
- a CDS encoding NCS2 family permease, which yields MDKFFGFEEKGTNVRTEVLAGLTTFLTMVYIVVVNPAILQKAGMDFGAVFVATVLSTVLSTLIMGFFANYPIAIAPGMGMNAYFAFSVVGHHGVSWQVGLGAILVAGILFLLLSLTQFREGLIRAIPDGLKHGISAGIGLFIAFIGLKSAGIIVNNEVNLVGLGDFRHPLTILSLFGLFATLVLMTLRVKGALFIGMVLTAVVGWAFGLMKMPAHWVSAPPSMAPTFGKAVATLPEVFHHGLYAVIFSFLLVTLFDTTGTMIGVAEQAGLMKNGTFPRMKQALLADAIGMSAGAVMGTTPTSAYIESSTGVATGGRTGFTAVVISLLMLGTLFFEPLVEAVAGLPAITAPSLIIVGCFMMAGLAKVRWDQFDEAFPAFIVMLSMPLTFSIATGIAFGFIAYPLLKIVRGQFREVHPLMYVFMVLFILQLVFVPA from the coding sequence ATGGACAAATTTTTCGGGTTCGAGGAGAAGGGAACCAATGTCCGAACGGAAGTCCTCGCGGGTCTCACCACTTTTTTGACGATGGTGTATATCGTGGTGGTCAACCCGGCGATTCTGCAAAAAGCCGGTATGGATTTTGGCGCCGTGTTTGTGGCTACGGTGCTGTCGACCGTGCTGAGTACTTTGATTATGGGGTTTTTCGCCAACTATCCGATCGCTATCGCGCCGGGGATGGGGATGAATGCCTATTTTGCTTTCAGCGTAGTGGGACATCACGGTGTCAGCTGGCAAGTGGGATTGGGCGCGATTTTGGTGGCGGGCATTTTGTTCCTGCTGTTGAGCCTCACCCAGTTCCGTGAAGGGTTGATCCGGGCTATTCCTGACGGTCTGAAACACGGCATCTCTGCCGGAATTGGTCTGTTTATCGCGTTTATCGGGCTGAAATCTGCAGGTATTATCGTTAATAATGAAGTCAATTTGGTTGGTCTGGGTGATTTCCGCCATCCTCTGACAATCCTGAGTTTGTTTGGACTGTTTGCAACATTGGTCCTGATGACATTGCGCGTCAAAGGGGCCCTGTTTATCGGCATGGTGTTGACTGCTGTCGTCGGCTGGGCATTCGGCTTGATGAAAATGCCGGCACACTGGGTTTCTGCTCCGCCCAGTATGGCGCCGACATTTGGTAAGGCCGTCGCTACGTTGCCTGAAGTGTTCCATCATGGTCTGTATGCGGTGATCTTCTCATTCTTGTTGGTGACGTTGTTTGACACGACGGGTACGATGATCGGCGTGGCCGAACAAGCGGGATTGATGAAAAACGGTACATTCCCCCGTATGAAGCAAGCGCTGTTGGCGGATGCGATCGGGATGTCCGCCGGTGCAGTGATGGGCACAACGCCGACCAGTGCCTACATCGAATCCTCCACAGGTGTTGCCACGGGCGGTCGCACCGGGTTCACCGCCGTGGTGATCAGCTTGTTGATGCTGGGGACGCTCTTTTTTGAACCGTTGGTGGAAGCGGTAGCAGGTTTGCCGGCGATCACAGCACCGTCGCTGATCATCGTCGGGTGCTTTATGATGGCCGGGTTGGCCAAAGTTCGTTGGGATCAATTTGATGAGGCGTTTCCCGCTTTTATCGTCATGTTGAGTATGCCTTTGACGTTCAGCATCGCGACGGGAATCGCGTTCGGGTTCATCGCGTATCCGTTGCTGAAGATCGTCCGCGGGCAATTCCGGGAAGTTCATCCATTGATGTACGTGTTTATGGTTCTGTTCATTTTGCAATTGGTATTCGTGCCCGCGTGA